GGGCTTCACCTAATTCATGAAGTCACCAGTCCCCAGGCTTTTGCTATGTTACGCGAGAGGGGTCTAAAAGTACTGTTTCCAGAGCGGACTGTGGCCACGGTCGATCACATTGTGCCCACAGAAAACCAGGCGCGTCCCTTTGCCGATAGCTTGGCAGAGGAAATGATTCAGGCGCTCGAAAATAACTGTCAAGAAAATAAGATAACTTTTTACAATATTGGTTCTGGTAGCCAGGGTATAGTTCACGTCATCGCTCCAGAACTCGGACTGACTCAGCCAGGAATGACGATCGCTTGTGGAGATAGTCACACTTCCAGTCATGGGGCATTTGGTGCGATCGCATTTGGTATTGGAACTAGTCAAGTCCGGGATGTTCTCGCTTCCCAAACCCTTGCTCTCTCAAAATTGAAAGTCCGCAAAATAGAAGTTAACGGTACTCTCAACCCTGGAGTTTACGCCAAAGATGTCATCCTGCATATCATCCGCACCCTTGGCGTGAAAGGTGGTGTGGGTTATGGCTATGAATTTGCAGGTACGACCTTTGAGCAAATGAATATGGAAGAGAGGATGACTGTCTGCAATATGGCGATCGAAGGCGGTGCTAGATGCGGTTACGTCAATCCCGATCGAGTCACCTACGATTACCTCAAAGGCAGAGATTTTGCACCCAAAGATGCAGATTGGGATAAAGCAGTAGCTTGGTGGGATTCCATCAAGAGCGATGCAGATGCCCAGTACGATGATGTAGTTGTATTCGACGCTGCGGAAATTCCTCCTACCGTCACTTGGGGGATTACTCCCGGTCAAGGTATCGGTGTCAACCAGTCAGTACCTCAGCCAGAAGAACTGCTAGAAGAAGACCGATTTATTGCCGAAGAAGCTTACCGCTACATGGATTTATATCCCGGTCAACCGATAAAGGGCACTAAAATCGATGTCTGCTTTATTGGTAGTTGCACCAACGGCAGAATTAGTGATTTGCGAGAAGCGGCGAAAATCGCCAAAGGTCGCCACGTTGCAGAAGGAATTAAAGCCTTCGTTGTCCCCGGTTCCGAACGGGTGAAGGAAGAAGCAGAAGCTGAAGGACTGGATAAAATCTTTCAAGAAGCCGGATTTGAATGGCGAGAACCAGGATGTTCCATGTGCCTAGCCATGAACCCCGATAAGCTGCAAGGAAGACAAATCAGCGCCTCTTCCTCCAACCGCAACTTTAAAGGCAGACAAGGTTCCTCTTCTGGTCGGACATTGTTAATGAGTCCGGCGATGGTCGCTACTGCTGCCATTAAAGGCGAAGTCTCTGACGTGCGTGAGTTGCTGTAATTTTTTGGTCATTGGTCATTTGTCATTGGTCATTTGTAGAAATTAACATACTGTCATTGAAATGATAGGTAAATAAAGTTTATGGTGAGTGAAGTTAAAACAGTTTCAGGGCGCGGTGTACCCTTAGTGGGCAATGATATAGATACCGATCGCATTATTCCTGCGCGATATTTAAAAGCCGTTACCTTTGATGGGTTAGGCGAAGGCGCATTTATCGATGACCGGACAGCGCTCAAAGGTGAACATGCCTTTGACCAACCCCAATACAAAGGGGCGAATATTTTAATAGTCAACCGTAACTTTGGCTGTGGTTCATCACGAGAACATGCACCCCAAGCGATCGCAAAATGGGGAATCCAAGCTTTAATCGGTGAAAGCTTCGCCGAAATCTTTTTTGGTAACTGTGTGGCAATGGGCATACCTTGTTTGACAGCCGATGCTGTGACTGTTAAACAACTGCAAGATTTAGTTGCTGCCAATCCTCAATCTGCCGTAACAGTAAACCTGGAAACCTTGCAAGTGCAAATTGCTGATTACACCGCTCCAGTTGCGATCGGTGAAGGGACAAGAAGCACATTTATTTCTGGAACTTGGGACGCTTGCGGTCAGTTGGTGGCGAATGCTGACCAAGTTCTGGCAACAGCTACAAAATTACCCTACGTCGGTTGGAGCAATTTAGCCGCGAGTTAGTATTTTCTCATTCCCTGACTGTCAGCCAGGGAATGATGTCAACTGCGGTAAATTCTTGTGATTCCTGCGTGGCATCCAAATACTGTTCGGTTAAGGCAAGAGACGCGATGAATCACCGTCTTAACAATAACTCAGTCTTTAACCAAATCGTATTAGCATGGCCTCTCCCCTAATAGGCTTACGGTGTACACACAAGTCATCTGATTACCCAAAAGTCCTTCTAAACCTCACCCTGGTTTTGCTATGCAAAGCCTTCCGATAGGACAGGGTGAGGTTCTTTTATTATAGGCAATTCAGCGGACACGATATAAGCCGTCGAATTTACGTAACTCTAGAACCAAAATATTGAATCAGATTAAAGTATTACATTTTACTCATTAGATAAATACTTGTTTGAGAGTAAATGTAAAAATCAATGCTCCAATTTCAACAAAAATCCGGGTTAATAACTGAATGAATTGATTTTTATTAGGTACGTTGGAATCACTAGTACTTATAAATTCTTTGAATCAAAACTTACAATATTTTTCATATAAACACTCACTTATTAATACGACTCAACGAATTAAGCAGCTGTTAGTAAAGTCACAATACGAATACGGTTTAGTATTTAATATTGTCATTTTTTCAACGTTACTTACATTTGTTTGAACTTGAGCAAAAATCGTTCAATCAGTTGAAAGCTAGTTTGTAAAAGGCATTCACGAGCTACTCTTTCTTTTTCAGATGACGTAAAAAGTCAGGATGTATTCAACTCTATCTATAAAAATCATAGTGAAGAAGTTTTACAAAAACCAATATTCTGCATAAAAGAAGAAAATATCTCTGAGTAATACTTAGCAGCTAAAAACTATAAGTTTTGTAGTTCATAGAGAGAAACTAGTACTTCCATACATTTATTAAAAATGAAGTATTAGTAACTCATTATTCACTTAGAGAAATTAAGAATTAGGAGTATTAATCATGGCAGTAAATTGGATTCCAGACCCAGAGGCCAACTAATGGAGCAGATATAGGTATCAGTAATGCTGCTTCTGATAACTTCAATGGTTTGGGTGGAAATGACAGCCTTTTTGGAAATGGTGGTAACGATCTGTTACGAGGTGGCGATGGTATCGACTTTCTATCTGGTGGAGGCGGGAATGATACCCTAATCGGAGATCGTGGGAACGACACCTTCACTGGCGGAAACGGCAACGATCGCCTGATTTGGAACAATGGTGACGGTAGCGACAGAATCAGCGGTAATGCTGGCTATGACGTGGTTGAGGTCAACGGCGCAGGTGTGGGAGACAACTTCCGCCTGCAACAAGATGCTCAAGGCAGAGCAATCTTCGATCGCCTGAACCTGGTTCCTTTCACTCTGACTGTAGACAGTGCAGAAAGGTTTGAAATCAATGGTGGTGGAGGTGAAGACACCCTTGATGTCAACAACCTCTCAGGAACTTCTGTAAATGCAGTCTGGTTCACAGGCGGGGCAGGAAATGATGTACTCGATGGTAGTGGTACAGCGACACCGTTAAGAGCCTTCGGCGGTGAGGGTAATGACAGCCTGACAGGTGGTACTGGCAATGATAACCTCTATGGTGATACTGGTAATGACCTGTTACGAGGTGGTGATGGTATCGACTTTCTATCTGGTGGGGACGGGAACGATACCATACTCGGAAATCGTGGCAACGACACCTTTACTGGTGGAAACGGTAACGATCGCCTGATCTGGAACAATGGTGACGGTAGCGACAGAATCAGCGGTAATGCTGGCTATGACGTGGTTGAAGTTAACGGCGCGGGTGTGGGAGACAACTTCCGCCTACAACAAGATGCTCAAGGCAGAGCAATCTTCGATCGCCTGAACTTGGTTCCCTTCACTCTGACTGTAGACAGTGCAGAGAGGTTTGAAATCAATGGTGGTGGGGGTGATGACACCCTTGATGTCAACAGCTTGTCAGGAACTTCTGTAAATGCAGTCTGGTTCACAGGTGGGGCTGGCAATGACTTCCTGGATGGTAGTGGTACAACAACACCGTTGAGAGCCTTCGGTGGTGAGGGTAATGACATTCTCTATGGTGGCGCTGGCAATGACTTACTCTATGGAGATAGTGGTAATGATACATTACGAGGTGGTAAAGGTAATGACATCCTGACTGGTGGTGCTGGTGGCGATCGCTTTGTATTCAACTCAGGTGTTGGGTACAATAGTGCCGATCTCGGTGTCGATACAATTACTGACTTCAGCAACTTTAACGATAAAATTGTCCTCGATAAGACAACTTTTGGCGGACTCAATAATCTGCTCCAAATTAGGATAGTAGCTAATGATGCAGCAGCGGCAACTAGCTCTGGACTCATTACTTACAGTCTTGGAACTGGCAACTTGTTCTTCAACCAAAACTTGACATCACCAGGCTTTGGGACAGGTAGTCTGTTTGCCAACATTGATAACGATAACAATCAATTCACAGCCCCACCATTATTATCAGCGATAAACTTTGAGATCGTTGCGTAAACATCTCTCAAAATCCATAGAAGGCTAAGGCATGTCTGCAAGCTTACAGCTAAATCCAAATTAGCAATATTGATAATTGCTAATTTGGGATAATTGAATCCTCCTCATACTTCAAGTACGGGGAGGATTTTACAGCAGTTTTCTTTTGTATGAAGTATGAGGTTACGGAGGCAGACACTCTTTATAGATGATATCATGTCCGCCAAATTACCCATAATAAAATAACCCCCTCCCCGCAGGCGGGGAGGGGAGACAAAGCACAGCTTTGGCGGGGTGGGGTTCTTCGGGTTTAATAAGCAATCAAGCGGACATGATATGACACGCCCTAGGGGATTGACGGGTGTTGTAAATTAAGCTCTTGGAATGCCTCAGAAGACTCTTCCAATGTTAAGCTACCAGAAGATTTACCGTTGATTTGTAGAGTGTATTTACCTTGTGGCAAGCCTTCTAAATAATAGACTCCAGCACCGTTGGTAACAGAAAAACGCCGAGTCCCCCGATCTGGTTGTATAGCTTCTACACGTGCGCCTGCGATCGCTTAGCCTTGAGCATCCGTAATTACCCCCGATCGCGTGTAAGAACGAATTAGCGGAATCATCACAGGGGTATAACTCCCCGCAATCACATCAACGGCTAAAGATTCAGCCGCAGCCTGCCAATCAGGCGGTAAACCTGCTGGATCGAGATCGAGGCGATAAACGCCGGGAGACATCCGTACTAAAGTGCAATCGCTCTGGATTTGTGGTAAAAACGACTTCAGCGGTTTATTATTCAAAGTCAACAATAAATCAGCGTTATCTGTATAAACTTCCTCGCCTCTATCCTGTTTGCCGTTATTATTCCGGTCAAAAAATGGCTTAATTGACAGTCCGCCTTGTGTACGGAAATAATTAGAACGGCGATCGCCTGGACTAATACCCCCTTGTAAATTCAGGCTAGAAGCTAAATCTATGCTGAAAGTTGCTTCATCGGAACTTGCCGATACTCCTTGATAGCGCGCCCGTAATAGCAAACCTGGTAAAACTGTTGTTGATAATGTCGCTAGTAGTCCATTACCCTGAGAACCAGTGCCATAACCCAACTGTATTTCCCATCTATAACTACCATCAATCGCCTGTTGTTGTGAACGATACCGCCAACTCACACTTAGCAAGCTGTCGTTACGGTTTTGATTCTGTGTTTCATAATTTAACAGCAGGGCGTTGCCACTATTAGAAAAGCTGTTTTTAGAAAAGTTGTAAGTTAGTTCCGACAAACTGCCAATTTCGTTACCGCGTTGCGTTAATTCTAGTCTCCCAAGACGTTGCAGCAAATTCCAGCGCAGGCGGTTTTTAGTATCTAAGCTGACACGGGCAAAGGTAAAGACATCTTTGCCACTCAAGTTAATTTGCATACCGCCAGATGTCGCATCAGCTGTGTCAGTACTAGTGAATAAGGTGAATTGAGGCAAAACTCGCCAATCTAGATTAAAACGGCTAGACAAGCGATCGCTAATAAATGCAGCACTCAAGGTAGAAAATGGATTATAGCGAATATCTGTATTCACATCCCACTTATTACCCGTCAGTGCTGAAACTGCTACTTCCAAAGGTAACTTTCCCGGACGCCAAAATAATTCTGCTAAGGCTCTAGGCGATTCGTCGTACACTCCACCTAAGCCTACTGTCAGATTTTCTGATAAACCCCAACGCCCAGCAACTCCGCCCCGAAAGTCAGAAAAGTTGCCCAACAGACTTTGATTTCCCACAAAATCCCGTCGTAACCCACCAGAAACGATTAATGCTGAAGCACCTGCTGGTAATTGTCCTAGTACTGTCGAAAAAGTAGCCTCTTGAATTTCTGGTTGGGCGGTGAGTCGTCCTTGGGGATAAAGCAAGACGCGATAATTGTTGCCCAAAAATTGATTTTGGCTTTTAATATTTTCAAAGCGGTAAATGCCAGACGAATCAACTAAAATTTCGGCAATTACGCGATCGCCAAAACCTTGTACCAACCGCGCTAATGTACCTGGTTCAGTCTTACCAGAAATTGTCCGTCCAATAGCATCTGCTTGTAACCGTTGGCGAGGATCGGAAGAACCGCCACCGAAGGGTTGAGGTGGTACAAAACCCTGTCGTTGAATGGATGTAAAACCCCAATAGTCTCCTGTTCCTTGAGTCTGCCAAAACGTTGGCTGGGAACCTACAAAATAATCAGCTGAATTAGTTTGTCGCAGAAACTGCGCTTCGGCAATATTCCAAGTTTGCGGATTTTCTAAATTTGGTTGATCGGTGCGGATGAACCACGAACCACCAAAAGCACTACCAACAGCCAGAAAATCACCTCTATAGTTTGTCGATCTGGTAGCACTACCGCTAGCATTTACCTTCTGTTCAATTGCGGCAATACTAAACTTTTGAGGTGCAATGTGTGGTAATCCTTCCAGTTGAATCGGAGTTTCCGTTTCTGCTAGTTTGCCAGTAGATTGATCTAATCCTGGAACATCTAAAACTATGGCGTATTCATTGATATCAAATTTTGCCGTTACGCCAAAGAGAGTTTGTAAATCTTGAATTGTCAAGACTAATCCTAATTCTGGATCGGTGCGAAGTTTTGTTGGGTCGATGCGAGTTACAACACCAGGCGATCGCACTTCTAATTGACCATCAGGTAAAGTGGTAATATTTAATTTTAATCCTTGAATTACAGCATCATAGGGTAAGAGCCAATTTGCAAAATCAATTGCTTCAGAACCATCTTCTTGACCGCGCACTAAAACGCTAGGATTGACATTGCGGTTCCCTACATTCAATCCTACGGGAAAAACTTTAAATTCAGAATCCTTCGCTAATTGGTCAGTTGTGGGCGTTTGTAGATTTGAAATCGCAGGTGTATCTGCCTTCGCTGGGGCGATCGTAATTTGACAGATAATAGCGATCGCAGCTAGCAGATATTTGCTTATAATAGTTAATAAGCGAAGTTGCACAAAATTTTCATTTCTCAGGAAATTTATTAAAAATAGACACATTGCAATGCAATGTGTCTACAACATATAATTCCCACGTACCAGGCAAAATTATATATATTAATCCTGTATTTTACAGCCAGACTAATTCTCCCAAAT
This portion of the Nostoc sp. GT001 genome encodes:
- the leuC gene encoding 3-isopropylmalate dehydratase large subunit, whose translation is MSKGTLFDKVWDLHTVGTLPSGLTQLFIGLHLIHEVTSPQAFAMLRERGLKVLFPERTVATVDHIVPTENQARPFADSLAEEMIQALENNCQENKITFYNIGSGSQGIVHVIAPELGLTQPGMTIACGDSHTSSHGAFGAIAFGIGTSQVRDVLASQTLALSKLKVRKIEVNGTLNPGVYAKDVILHIIRTLGVKGGVGYGYEFAGTTFEQMNMEERMTVCNMAIEGGARCGYVNPDRVTYDYLKGRDFAPKDADWDKAVAWWDSIKSDADAQYDDVVVFDAAEIPPTVTWGITPGQGIGVNQSVPQPEELLEEDRFIAEEAYRYMDLYPGQPIKGTKIDVCFIGSCTNGRISDLREAAKIAKGRHVAEGIKAFVVPGSERVKEEAEAEGLDKIFQEAGFEWREPGCSMCLAMNPDKLQGRQISASSSNRNFKGRQGSSSGRTLLMSPAMVATAAIKGEVSDVRELL
- a CDS encoding carboxypeptidase-like regulatory domain-containing protein, whose translation is MAGARVEAIQPDRGTRRFSVTNGAGVYYLEGLPQGKYTLQINGKSSGSLTLEESSEAFQELNLQHPSIP
- a CDS encoding calcium-binding protein; amino-acid sequence: MSNAASDNFNGLGGNDSLFGNGGNDLLRGGDGIDFLSGGGGNDTLIGDRGNDTFTGGNGNDRLIWNNGDGSDRISGNAGYDVVEVNGAGVGDNFRLQQDAQGRAIFDRLNLVPFTLTVDSAERFEINGGGGEDTLDVNNLSGTSVNAVWFTGGAGNDVLDGSGTATPLRAFGGEGNDSLTGGTGNDNLYGDTGNDLLRGGDGIDFLSGGDGNDTILGNRGNDTFTGGNGNDRLIWNNGDGSDRISGNAGYDVVEVNGAGVGDNFRLQQDAQGRAIFDRLNLVPFTLTVDSAERFEINGGGGDDTLDVNSLSGTSVNAVWFTGGAGNDFLDGSGTTTPLRAFGGEGNDILYGGAGNDLLYGDSGNDTLRGGKGNDILTGGAGGDRFVFNSGVGYNSADLGVDTITDFSNFNDKIVLDKTTFGGLNNLLQIRIVANDAAAATSSGLITYSLGTGNLFFNQNLTSPGFGTGSLFANIDNDNNQFTAPPLLSAINFEIVA
- the leuD gene encoding 3-isopropylmalate dehydratase small subunit, translating into MVSEVKTVSGRGVPLVGNDIDTDRIIPARYLKAVTFDGLGEGAFIDDRTALKGEHAFDQPQYKGANILIVNRNFGCGSSREHAPQAIAKWGIQALIGESFAEIFFGNCVAMGIPCLTADAVTVKQLQDLVAANPQSAVTVNLETLQVQIADYTAPVAIGEGTRSTFISGTWDACGQLVANADQVLATATKLPYVGWSNLAAS
- a CDS encoding carboxypeptidase regulatory-like domain-containing protein, which gives rise to MQLRLLTIISKYLLAAIAIICQITIAPAKADTPAISNLQTPTTDQLAKDSEFKVFPVGLNVGNRNVNPSVLVRGQEDGSEAIDFANWLLPYDAVIQGLKLNITTLPDGQLEVRSPGVVTRIDPTKLRTDPELGLVLTIQDLQTLFGVTAKFDINEYAIVLDVPGLDQSTGKLAETETPIQLEGLPHIAPQKFSIAAIEQKVNASGSATRSTNYRGDFLAVGSAFGGSWFIRTDQPNLENPQTWNIAEAQFLRQTNSADYFVGSQPTFWQTQGTGDYWGFTSIQRQGFVPPQPFGGGSSDPRQRLQADAIGRTISGKTEPGTLARLVQGFGDRVIAEILVDSSGIYRFENIKSQNQFLGNNYRVLLYPQGRLTAQPEIQEATFSTVLGQLPAGASALIVSGGLRRDFVGNQSLLGNFSDFRGGVAGRWGLSENLTVGLGGVYDESPRALAELFWRPGKLPLEVAVSALTGNKWDVNTDIRYNPFSTLSAAFISDRLSSRFNLDWRVLPQFTLFTSTDTADATSGGMQINLSGKDVFTFARVSLDTKNRLRWNLLQRLGRLELTQRGNEIGSLSELTYNFSKNSFSNSGNALLLNYETQNQNRNDSLLSVSWRYRSQQQAIDGSYRWEIQLGYGTGSQGNGLLATLSTTVLPGLLLRARYQGVSASSDEATFSIDLASSLNLQGGISPGDRRSNYFRTQGGLSIKPFFDRNNNGKQDRGEEVYTDNADLLLTLNNKPLKSFLPQIQSDCTLVRMSPGVYRLDLDPAGLPPDWQAAAESLAVDVIAGSYTPVMIPLIRSYTRSGVITDAQG